One segment of Streptomyces bathyalis DNA contains the following:
- a CDS encoding aldehyde dehydrogenase family protein gives MQAHDGMYIDGAWRPAASSEKLEVINPADGSVIATVPAGGEEDVAAAVRAARAAFPGWAATPPAERAALLGALHEALEARREEIAETVTAELGSPLAFSKAVHAAVPVAVCGSYAKLAAEYPFEEEIGNSRVFHEPVGVVGAITPWNYPLHQIVAKVAPAFAAGCTVVLKPAEDTPLVAQLFAEAVHEVGLPAGVFNLVTGLGPVAGQALAGHEDVDLVSFTGSTAVGRQIGAAAGGSVKRVALELGGKSANVILPGADLAKAVKKGVANVMANSGQTCSAWTRMLVDSEHYDEAVRMAAEAVGKYLPGDPKDETTRIGPVVNAKQHARVTGFIAKGVEEGATLAAGGPGAPEGYEDGCYVRPTILSDVTPEMTVAQEEIFGPVLSILKYEDVEDAVRIANDSVYGLAGAVWAKDEDEAVAFARRLETGQVDINGGRFNPLAPFGGYKQSGVGRELGRHGLGEYLHTKSLQF, from the coding sequence ATGCAGGCACACGACGGTATGTACATCGACGGCGCGTGGCGCCCCGCAGCATCCTCGGAGAAGCTCGAGGTCATCAACCCCGCGGACGGCAGTGTGATCGCAACGGTGCCGGCGGGCGGCGAGGAGGACGTGGCCGCCGCGGTACGCGCGGCCCGCGCCGCGTTCCCCGGCTGGGCCGCCACCCCGCCCGCGGAACGCGCGGCGCTGCTGGGCGCGTTGCACGAGGCTCTGGAGGCCCGGCGCGAGGAGATAGCCGAGACCGTCACGGCGGAGCTGGGATCGCCGCTGGCCTTCTCCAAGGCGGTGCACGCCGCCGTGCCGGTCGCGGTCTGCGGCAGCTACGCGAAGCTGGCGGCCGAGTACCCCTTCGAGGAGGAGATCGGCAACTCCCGTGTCTTCCACGAGCCGGTGGGCGTCGTCGGCGCCATCACGCCGTGGAACTATCCGCTGCACCAGATCGTCGCCAAGGTCGCTCCCGCCTTCGCGGCGGGGTGCACCGTCGTGCTCAAGCCCGCGGAGGACACGCCGCTGGTGGCCCAGCTGTTCGCGGAGGCCGTGCACGAAGTGGGGCTGCCCGCAGGGGTGTTCAACCTCGTGACGGGCCTCGGCCCCGTCGCGGGACAGGCGCTCGCCGGGCACGAGGACGTCGATCTGGTGTCCTTCACCGGCTCGACCGCCGTGGGCCGGCAGATCGGCGCCGCCGCGGGCGGTTCGGTCAAGCGCGTCGCTCTGGAGCTGGGCGGCAAGTCCGCCAACGTCATCCTGCCGGGCGCGGATCTGGCCAAGGCCGTCAAGAAGGGTGTCGCCAACGTCATGGCCAACTCCGGCCAGACCTGCAGCGCCTGGACGCGCATGCTCGTCGACTCCGAGCACTACGACGAGGCCGTGCGGATGGCTGCCGAAGCCGTCGGCAAGTATCTGCCGGGCGATCCGAAGGACGAGACGACGCGCATCGGGCCCGTCGTCAACGCCAAGCAGCACGCACGCGTCACCGGCTTCATCGCCAAGGGCGTCGAGGAGGGCGCCACCCTTGCTGCGGGCGGCCCCGGCGCTCCCGAGGGGTACGAGGACGGCTGCTACGTGCGCCCGACCATCCTGTCCGACGTGACCCCGGAGATGACCGTCGCCCAGGAGGAGATCTTCGGGCCGGTCCTGTCGATCCTGAAGTACGAGGACGTCGAGGACGCCGTCCGCATCGCCAACGACAGCGTCTACGGGCTCGCAGGCGCCGTGTGGGCCAAGGACGAGGACGAGGCCGTCGCCTTCGCCCGCAGGCTGGAGACCGGACAGGTCGACATCAACGGCGGGCGCTTCAACCCCCTGGCGCCGTTCGGGGGTTACAAGCAGTCCGGTGTCGGCAGGGAGCTGGGCCGGCACGGGCTGGGCGAGTACCTGCACACCAAGTCCCTGCAGTTCTAG
- a CDS encoding MFS transporter yields MSKAGGGAEAPRRWLLRLVVSFVFSQGAVSMARPAISYHALELGAGARAVGVVTAAFALLPLAVAVPLGRRTDRQRCGPLLPAGVGLVAAGSALAATAPSLVLLAAWSALLGLGHLVFVIGAQSLVARQSGPDEHDRNFGHFTIGGSAGQLIGPVLSGWLVGGAAGGPPGTGEHSSAVALFASGVLALCSYATLWRIEGRAVPRRPGGGGAAGGPPSLPVPVARILRSRGVPAGILASLAVLSTTDVLTAYLPVVGEERGIAPGVVGLLLSLRAAASVLSRAGLTRMTARLGRQPLLVVSCLVAGVLCVLLAVHLPVWALALSLVVLGFCLGVGQPLTMTTVVQAAPDSARSTALALRLTGNRLGQVAAPAGAGLVAGAAGAAAPFVLLGVLLLGASATAARSRPNRPSTAETSDGSDGAGGSEGAGSSEPAGNTEDAGTAASGGGPAGAAGASSTASRGNSSRR; encoded by the coding sequence TTGTCAAAAGCCGGAGGCGGGGCCGAGGCGCCGCGCCGATGGCTGCTGCGTCTTGTCGTCTCCTTCGTCTTCTCGCAGGGCGCGGTGAGCATGGCGAGGCCCGCCATCTCCTACCACGCGCTGGAACTCGGCGCCGGTGCCCGTGCCGTCGGCGTCGTCACCGCCGCATTCGCGCTGCTGCCGCTGGCGGTCGCCGTACCGCTCGGCAGGCGCACCGACCGGCAGCGGTGCGGGCCGCTGCTGCCGGCCGGCGTCGGTCTCGTCGCCGCGGGCAGCGCACTGGCCGCCACGGCGCCCTCGCTCGTACTGCTCGCCGCCTGGAGCGCGCTGCTGGGACTCGGGCACCTGGTGTTCGTGATCGGTGCGCAGTCGCTGGTGGCGCGGCAGAGCGGCCCCGACGAACACGACCGCAACTTCGGCCACTTCACCATCGGCGGCTCGGCGGGCCAGCTGATCGGGCCCGTGCTCTCGGGCTGGCTCGTGGGCGGTGCGGCCGGCGGACCGCCCGGGACGGGTGAACACAGCAGTGCCGTCGCCCTGTTCGCCTCCGGTGTGCTGGCGCTCTGCTCGTACGCGACGCTGTGGCGCATCGAGGGCCGTGCGGTGCCGCGGCGGCCGGGAGGGGGCGGCGCCGCGGGCGGTCCGCCGTCCCTGCCGGTCCCGGTGGCGCGCATTCTGCGCTCGCGCGGGGTGCCCGCGGGCATCCTCGCCTCCCTCGCGGTGCTCTCCACGACGGACGTGCTCACGGCCTACCTGCCGGTCGTCGGCGAGGAGCGGGGCATCGCACCGGGCGTGGTGGGCCTGCTGCTGAGCCTGCGCGCCGCGGCGTCCGTGCTCTCGCGCGCCGGGCTGACGAGGATGACGGCCCGGCTCGGCCGGCAGCCGCTGCTCGTCGTCAGCTGCCTCGTCGCGGGTGTGCTGTGCGTGCTGCTGGCCGTGCACCTGCCGGTGTGGGCGCTGGCCCTCTCGCTCGTGGTGCTCGGGTTCTGCCTCGGCGTCGGCCAGCCGCTGACCATGACGACGGTCGTGCAGGCGGCGCCCGACAGCGCACGGTCGACGGCGCTGGCGCTGCGGCTCACGGGCAACAGGCTGGGCCAGGTCGCCGCGCCCGCGGGCGCCGGGCTGGTCGCGGGCGCGGCAGGAGCGGCGGCACCGTTCGTGCTGCTCGGTGTGCTGCTGCTGGGTGCGTCGGCCACGGCTGCGCGTTCGCGCCCGAACCGGCCCAGCACCGCGGAGACATCCGACGGCTCCGACGGCGCGGGAGGTTCGGAAGGCGCCGGGAGTTCGGAACCCGCGGGAAACACCGAGGACGCCGGGACGGCGGCGAGTGGCGGGGGCCCGGCAGGAGCGGCCGGAGCATCGAGCACGGCAAGCCGGGGGAATTCGAGCCGACGGTAG
- a CDS encoding molybdopterin oxidoreductase family protein, which yields MTATGTPETSAEATDAAAGTHEETGTGLRICPLCEATCGLTVTLENGHITGARGDRDDVFSHGFVCPKGASFGELDSDPDRLTRPLVRDGSGELRETGWDEAFAAVAAGLGPVLAGGEADAVAVYLGNPNVHTMAGALYPPQLLGVLRTRNLYTASTLDQMPKHVSCGLLYGDPQAIPVPDVDRTDHLLILGANPVESNGSLATVPDFPGRLKQLRRRGGRLTVVDPRRTRTAKLADRHVPIRPGSDALLLMAMVQVLFDEGLTDTGELGPHLSGVDEVRELAREFTPEAVEDACDVPADDIRALARELAAAPSAAVYGRVGSSTVEFGTLTNWLVDVLSALTGNLDRPGGSMFPLSATARPPRPAGTPGKGFALGRWHSRVASHPEAKSELPVVALAEEITTPGEGRVRALITLAGNPVLSAPDGEGLEKALAELDFMVSLDPYLNETTRHADVVLPPARPSRTAHFDFAFNALPVRNQVRYTRAVVQPGKDELGEAEIMARLLLCLAGKADAPAAAVDDAVISRALGRAVADQHSPVHGEDPESLAQQLTGRDGVERRLDMMLRLGPYGDGFGADPEGLSLDKLLAHPHGIDLGPLRPRLPELLRTRSGTVELCPEPVRADVPRLRAALQRRTSGEALVLVGRRHLRSNNSWMHNVPALRGGTNRCTLQIHPEDAARLGLADGADARVTGDGGEVTAPVEVTDAVRTGVVSLPHGWGHDRPGTRMRVAADDPGVNVNQLLDGTLLDPLSGTAVLNGFPVRVAPAAPAASAAAAATAAVPDAG from the coding sequence ATGACCGCTACCGGTACGCCCGAGACGTCCGCCGAAGCCACCGACGCCGCAGCCGGCACCCACGAGGAGACCGGGACCGGGCTCCGCATCTGTCCGCTGTGCGAGGCCACCTGCGGCCTGACCGTCACCCTCGAGAACGGGCACATCACCGGGGCACGGGGTGACCGCGACGACGTCTTCAGTCATGGTTTCGTCTGCCCGAAGGGCGCCTCGTTCGGTGAACTCGACTCGGACCCGGACCGGTTGACACGTCCGCTCGTGCGCGACGGAAGCGGTGAGCTGAGGGAGACCGGCTGGGACGAGGCGTTCGCGGCCGTCGCCGCCGGCCTCGGCCCCGTGCTCGCGGGCGGGGAGGCCGACGCCGTCGCCGTCTACCTCGGCAACCCCAACGTGCACACCATGGCGGGCGCCCTCTACCCGCCGCAGCTCCTCGGGGTGCTGCGCACCCGGAACCTCTACACCGCCAGCACCCTCGACCAGATGCCCAAGCATGTCTCCTGCGGCCTGCTCTACGGCGATCCGCAGGCCATACCCGTCCCCGACGTCGACCGCACCGATCACCTGCTGATCCTTGGTGCCAACCCCGTCGAGTCCAACGGATCCCTCGCCACCGTCCCGGACTTCCCCGGCAGGCTGAAGCAGCTGCGCAGGCGCGGGGGACGCCTCACCGTGGTCGATCCGCGCCGCACGCGTACGGCGAAACTCGCCGACCGGCACGTGCCGATCCGTCCCGGCAGCGACGCGCTGCTGCTGATGGCGATGGTGCAGGTGCTCTTCGACGAAGGGCTCACCGACACCGGCGAGCTCGGTCCGCACCTGAGCGGGGTCGACGAAGTACGGGAGCTGGCCCGGGAGTTCACACCCGAAGCCGTCGAGGACGCCTGCGACGTACCGGCGGACGACATCCGGGCTCTCGCGCGCGAGCTGGCGGCCGCCCCGAGCGCCGCCGTGTACGGGCGCGTCGGCTCCTCCACGGTCGAGTTCGGCACCCTCACCAACTGGCTGGTGGACGTCCTCAGCGCGCTGACCGGCAACCTCGACCGGCCCGGCGGCTCCATGTTCCCGCTCTCCGCCACCGCACGGCCTCCGCGCCCGGCAGGCACACCCGGCAAGGGCTTCGCGCTGGGCCGCTGGCACAGCAGGGTCGCCTCGCACCCGGAGGCCAAGTCGGAGCTTCCCGTCGTCGCACTCGCCGAGGAGATCACCACGCCGGGCGAGGGCCGAGTACGGGCTCTGATCACCCTCGCCGGCAACCCGGTGCTCTCCGCACCCGACGGCGAAGGGCTCGAAAAGGCCCTGGCGGAGCTGGACTTCATGGTCAGCCTCGACCCCTACCTCAACGAGACCACCCGCCACGCCGACGTCGTGCTGCCTCCCGCCAGGCCCAGCCGCACCGCGCACTTCGACTTCGCCTTCAACGCGCTGCCCGTACGCAACCAGGTCCGCTACACCCGCGCCGTCGTCCAGCCCGGCAAGGACGAGCTGGGAGAGGCGGAGATCATGGCGCGGCTGCTGCTCTGCCTCGCCGGAAAGGCCGACGCTCCCGCCGCCGCGGTCGACGACGCCGTCATCTCCCGCGCCCTCGGCAGGGCCGTCGCCGACCAGCACTCGCCCGTGCACGGCGAGGACCCCGAGAGTCTCGCGCAGCAGCTGACCGGGCGGGACGGCGTGGAGCGGCGCCTGGACATGATGCTGCGGCTCGGCCCGTACGGAGACGGCTTCGGCGCGGACCCCGAGGGGCTCAGCCTGGACAAGCTCCTTGCACACCCGCACGGCATCGACCTGGGACCGCTGCGTCCGCGGCTCCCTGAGCTGCTGCGTACCCGCTCGGGCACGGTGGAACTGTGCCCCGAGCCGGTCCGTGCGGACGTGCCGCGGCTGCGGGCAGCGCTGCAGCGGCGCACCTCCGGCGAGGCCCTCGTGCTCGTCGGACGGCGGCATCTGAGGTCCAACAACAGCTGGATGCACAACGTGCCGGCCCTTCGCGGCGGCACGAACCGCTGCACCCTCCAGATCCACCCCGAGGACGCCGCACGTCTCGGTCTCGCGGACGGTGCGGACGCCCGGGTCACCGGCGACGGGGGAGAGGTGACTGCACCGGTCGAGGTGACCGACGCCGTGCGCACGGGCGTTGTCAGCCTGCCGCACGGCTGGGGCCACGACCGCCCCGGTACGCGCATGCGGGTCGCCGCCGACGACCCGGGGGTCAACGTCAACCAGCTCCTGGACGGCACTTTGCTGGACCCGCTCTCCGGCACCGCGGTCCTCAACGGCTTCCCGGTGCGGGTGGCGCCGGCCGCGCCCGCCGCATCCGCGGCAGCCGCCGCGACGGCCGCCGTTCCGGATGCCGGGTGA